Part of the Lebetimonas natsushimae genome is shown below.
TTAAAAGAGTTAAATCAGCAACTAAGCCAAGAAGCAAATAATCTTACAAAAGCCCTAAAAGGTGATGTTAAAAAAGTAGGAAACTGGGGGGAAGTGGTGCTTGAGAGGATTCTTGAAATGAGTGGGCTAAGAGAGGGAGAAGAATTTAAAAGAGAAGTTGTTTTTAAGGGAGAAAAAACATACAGGCCAGATGTGGTTGTATATATGCCAAATGATAGGATTGTAATAATTGATTCAAAAGTTTCTCTCAATGCTTATGATGAATATGTTTCAGGCAATGAAGATGCCCTTAAAAATCATCTTTTATCAATTAAAAGCCATATTGATAAACTGGCAGAGAAAAAATATGAGGCATTGGTCCATAATTCCCTTGATTTTGTTTTAATGTTCGTACCGATTGAAGGTGCTTTGATGCTGGCGCTTGAAAGTGACCCGGGACTTTTTGAATATGCATTTAAAAAAAGAATTATTCTAACTTCCCCAACTACACTTTTAGCAACTTTAAGAAGTATAGAAGTTTCATGGAGATATGAAAAACAGGCAAAAAATATTGCTGAAATTGTAAAAATGGCTGAAAACCTTTATGATAAAGTCAGGGGATTTGTGGATGATTTTGAAAAAGTAGGCGATAATCTTGCTAAAGCTCAAAAATCATACGAAGGGGCTAAGAATAAATTAATTACAGGCAGAGGGAATGTTATTTCTCAAATCAGCAAACTAAAAGATAAATCAGGCATAAAACCTAAAAAAGAACTTCCAAACGAACTTGTGGAAATTGCAAAGGCTGAAGAATGAAAAAAAGATTTGCTTATTGGATAGCTTTGTTTTTAGTTGATATTTTGGTAGCTATTTTTGCACCAAGACTTACTAATCAAAATATTTTTTTAGAAATTTTGGGTGTTTTATTTATAGTTTATGCAATAGTTTTAAATTCCATTGCAGGAAGAACACTTAAACTTTATGGACATAGAGAAAAAAAAGATAAATTCTCACCTCCCGATAAATTTGTAAATATCGGTATTTTTAGCTGTATGAGAC
Proteins encoded:
- a CDS encoding methyltransferase family protein — translated: MKKRFAYWIALFLVDILVAIFAPRLTNQNIFLEILGVLFIVYAIVLNSIAGRTLKLYGHREKKDKFSPPDKFVNIGIFSCMRHPGQFGNMFFLVGIAFLSSKIIAILFSGWLVFLGAMFILFVEESEAIKKFGNDYCKYITTTPPFKFSFKCLREGIEAIKDK
- the rmuC gene encoding DNA recombination protein RmuC, giving the protein MKEIYLVVILAVLLAVVIAGFMYYLMKKTKLESEKLKSEFEELNKIYEETKNKFQYHMAQEAVMQKEIENLNEKITDYEELKKEYENLNNEKNNILNENSALKEKLSFLEKIEEKYQNLLEENQKDKALIKELQTKIEEEQKSFEEKLSIIKKSEEELKTAFENVANKILEENAKKLSNEGIKNFENILMPLNNNLNEFKQKVDKLYESEIKNISSLFNELKNLKELNQQLSQEANNLTKALKGDVKKVGNWGEVVLERILEMSGLREGEEFKREVVFKGEKTYRPDVVVYMPNDRIVIIDSKVSLNAYDEYVSGNEDALKNHLLSIKSHIDKLAEKKYEALVHNSLDFVLMFVPIEGALMLALESDPGLFEYAFKKRIILTSPTTLLATLRSIEVSWRYEKQAKNIAEIVKMAENLYDKVRGFVDDFEKVGDNLAKAQKSYEGAKNKLITGRGNVISQISKLKDKSGIKPKKELPNELVEIAKAEE